The Mercurialis annua linkage group LG2, ddMerAnnu1.2, whole genome shotgun sequence genome contains a region encoding:
- the LOC126668310 gene encoding adenylate isopentenyltransferase 5, chloroplastic-like — translation MLTVPSTQNLSNRTQHYSKKKKVVFIMGATGTGKTKLSIDLATNFKSEIINSDKIQVYQGLDIVTNKATEAERGGIPHHLLGFLQDPEADFTVQDFCTQVHKAMNHIINNGDTPIVVGGSNNYIKVLVEDQSFKDKFDICFLWMDVKLSVLYRYVYKRIDVMVESGLVDEIREKFVPGIDYGKGIWRAIGVPEMEKYFLAEKNNADRMTKKMLLENAIQETKKNTSKLVNCQIGKIEKFKNEFGWKLHRLDATCVFEKKGIEADDAWKKMVLNPSLKIVVDFLKN, via the exons ATGCTGACTGT tCCAAGCACTCAAAACTTGAGCAATAGAACACAACACTACAGCAAGAAAAAGAAGGTTGTGTTCATAATGGGAGCAACAGGAACCGGAAAAACAAAGCTTTCAATTGATTTAGCGACCAATTTCAAGTCCGAAATCATCAATTCCGACAAAATTCAGGTTTACCAAGGCCTCGACATTGTAACCAACAAAGCTACTGAAGCTGAACGTGGAGGCATTCCTCACCATTTATTAGGATTTCTTCAAGATCCTGAAGCCGACTTTACGGTCCAAGATTTTTGCACCCAAGTGCACAAGGCAATGAACCATATCATCAACAATGGTGACACCCCAATTGTCGTCGGTGGATCGAATAATTACATAAAAGTCCTTGTGGAGGATCAATCATTTAAGGATAAATTCGACATATGTTTTTTATGGATGGACGTTAAGTTGTCTGTTTTATATCGCTATGTATATAAAAGGATTGATGTGATGGTGGAATCGGGACTTGTCGATGAAATTCGAGAGAAATTTGTACCGGGAATCGACTATGGAAAAGGAATTTGGAGAGCAATTGGTGTTCCtgaaatggaaaaatattttcttGCTGAGAAAAATAATGCTGATAGAATGACCAAGAAAATGTTGCTTGAGAATGCAATTcaagaaactaaaaaaaatactagTAAGTTGGTGAATTGTCAGATTGGAAAGATTGAGAAGTTTAAAAATGAATTCGGATGGAAATTACATAGACTGGATGCAACTtgtgtttttgagaaaaaaggGATCGAAGCTGACGATGCATGGAAGAAGATGGTTTTAAACCCTAGTTTGAAAATTGTCGTTGATTTCTTGAAGAATTAG